In a single window of the Gossypium hirsutum isolate 1008001.06 chromosome D02, Gossypium_hirsutum_v2.1, whole genome shotgun sequence genome:
- the LOC107907680 gene encoding secreted RxLR effector protein 161-like, whose translation MHAVTLLSRFMHCCNVAHFKAVKRVLRYVKETLGYGVKFEKAEDLKLVGYSDSDWAGLVDDMKSTSGYFFTLGSGVFSWSSNKQQTVAQSTAETEYIVAATAVQAIWLRKLLSDLNDDQVEATEIKVDN comes from the coding sequence ATGCATGCAGTCACCCTTCTATCGAGGTTCATGCATTGCTGCAATGTAGCTCATTTCAAGGCCGTTAAAAGAGTATTAAGGTATGTAAAAGAAACCTTAGGCTATGGTGTGAAGTTTGAGAAAGCTGAAGatctgaagctggttggctaTTCAGACAGTGATTGGGCTGGCTTAGTTGATGATATGAAGAGCACCTCGGGCTACTTTTTCACTCTAGGTTCAGGAGTTTTTAGTTGGAGTTCTAATAAGCAACAGACAGTAGCTCAATCCACTGCAGAAACAGAGTATATTGTAGCTGCTACTGCTgttcaagccatttggcttaggaaaCTTTTAAGTGACTTGAATGATGATCAAGTGGAAGCAACAGAGATTAAAGTTGACAATTAG